A portion of the Bacteroides faecium genome contains these proteins:
- a CDS encoding DUF362 domain-containing protein: MDRRDFLKTVAITGAALTIQRSEAMEVLTQTINKASGANPDLVAVMGGEPEAMFRRAISELGGMKQFVKPGQKVVVKPNIGWDKVPELAGNTNPKLVAEIVKQCFAAGAKEVTVFDHTCDDWQKCYKNSGIEAAAKSAGAKVMPAHLESYYKPVDLPNGKKMKKAKVHEAILNCDVWINVPILKNHGGANLTISMKNHMGIVWDRGFFHQNDLQQCIADICTLQKKAVLNVVDAYRIMKTNGPRGRSASDVVLAKGLFISPDIVAVDTAAAKFFNQVREMPLDTVGHLSKGEALKVGTMNLDKLNVKRIKM, from the coding sequence ATGGATAGAAGGGACTTTTTAAAAACAGTAGCTATAACCGGAGCAGCTTTGACTATACAGCGGTCGGAAGCTATGGAGGTATTAACTCAGACTATCAATAAAGCAAGCGGAGCTAATCCTGACCTGGTAGCCGTCATGGGTGGAGAGCCGGAAGCCATGTTCCGTCGTGCCATAAGCGAACTGGGGGGTATGAAGCAATTCGTCAAACCGGGACAGAAAGTGGTCGTAAAGCCTAATATCGGTTGGGATAAAGTGCCGGAGCTGGCAGGGAATACAAATCCGAAATTAGTGGCGGAAATCGTGAAGCAATGTTTTGCCGCCGGAGCAAAAGAAGTGACTGTATTCGACCATACTTGCGACGACTGGCAGAAATGTTACAAAAACAGTGGTATCGAAGCAGCCGCCAAAAGTGCGGGAGCTAAGGTTATGCCTGCTCATCTGGAATCTTACTACAAACCGGTAGACCTGCCAAATGGTAAAAAAATGAAGAAGGCAAAAGTACATGAAGCGATTCTGAATTGTGACGTGTGGATCAATGTCCCTATCCTGAAGAATCATGGCGGAGCCAATCTGACAATCTCAATGAAAAATCATATGGGAATTGTATGGGATCGTGGTTTCTTCCATCAGAATGATTTGCAACAGTGCATAGCGGATATATGTACGTTACAGAAAAAAGCAGTGCTCAATGTAGTAGACGCTTATCGGATTATGAAAACCAATGGCCCGCGGGGACGTTCGGCGTCAGATGTTGTCCTGGCAAAAGGATTGTTTATTTCACCGGATATTGTAGCCGTAGATACGGCTGCCGCCAAGTTCTTCAACCAGGTACGTGAGATGCCGTTGGATACCGTAGGACATCTCTCCAAAGGAGAAGCTTTGAAAGTAGGTACCATGAATCTTGACAAACTGAATGTCAAGCGAATTAAGATGTAA
- a CDS encoding polyphosphate kinase 2 family protein: MKKDILKDLLAKPGKQYSVSDFDPSFTGEVSKQDAKDQLAQDVEKLSELQSMLYAQDRYSILIIFQAMDAAGKDGTIKHVMSGINPQGCQVFSFKQPSAEELDHDYLWRINRCLPERGRIGIFNRSHYEDVLIAKVHPEIILSGKLPGIETVKDIDPDFWKRRYRQINDFERYLTENGTVVLKFFLNVSKAEQKKRFMERLDDKAKNWKFSSADVKERQFWDEYMKAYADVLTETSTELAPWYVIPADNKWFMRYAVGWIICDRMKQLDLHYPKLSEEGLRKLEECKKSVSDINF, from the coding sequence ATGAAAAAGGACATTTTAAAAGACCTGCTTGCCAAACCCGGAAAACAATATTCCGTTTCCGATTTCGACCCGTCATTCACCGGCGAAGTATCCAAACAGGATGCCAAAGACCAACTGGCACAGGACGTTGAGAAACTTTCCGAACTGCAAAGCATGCTCTACGCACAGGATCGCTACTCGATTCTTATTATCTTTCAGGCTATGGACGCGGCCGGAAAAGACGGAACAATCAAACATGTCATGTCCGGCATCAATCCGCAAGGATGCCAGGTGTTTTCGTTCAAACAGCCTTCTGCCGAAGAACTGGATCACGATTATCTCTGGCGTATCAACCGTTGCCTGCCCGAGAGAGGGCGAATCGGAATCTTCAACCGTTCCCACTATGAAGACGTGCTTATCGCCAAAGTGCATCCCGAAATTATACTGTCCGGCAAATTGCCGGGCATAGAAACCGTCAAAGACATTGACCCTGACTTCTGGAAGCGCCGTTACCGGCAAATCAATGATTTCGAACGTTATCTGACGGAAAACGGAACCGTTGTCCTGAAATTCTTCCTGAATGTATCAAAAGCCGAACAGAAAAAGCGCTTTATGGAAAGATTGGATGACAAAGCCAAAAACTGGAAATTCTCTTCCGCAGATGTCAAGGAACGTCAGTTTTGGGATGAATACATGAAAGCCTATGCAGATGTACTGACCGAAACATCTACCGAACTGGCTCCGTGGTACGTAATCCCCGCCGACAATAAATGGTTCATGCGCTACGCAGTAGGGTGGATTATCTGCGACCGGATGAAACAACTGGACTTGCATTACCCCAAACTATCCGAAGAAGGATTAAGGAAGCTGGAAGAATGTAAGAAAAGTGTATCCGATATTAACTTCTGA
- a CDS encoding methylated-DNA--[protein]-cysteine S-methyltransferase produces MQYIYKYQSPIGGITIASDGNSLTGLWFDGQKYFAASLSPEHEEKALPVFEQTKEWLDCYFSGKNPGFMPEIHLEGTSFRLSVWKILKEIPYGKIITYKDIAKEIARRNGLPSMSTQAVGNAVGHNPVSIIIPCHRVVSCNGSLTGYAGGISKKIELLTLEQADMTNLFVPKKGTAL; encoded by the coding sequence ATGCAATACATTTACAAATATCAATCCCCTATCGGCGGAATAACAATCGCAAGTGACGGTAATTCCTTGACAGGTTTGTGGTTTGACGGGCAGAAATATTTTGCCGCTTCGTTGTCTCCTGAACACGAAGAAAAAGCATTGCCCGTATTCGAGCAAACCAAAGAATGGCTCGATTGCTATTTCAGCGGAAAGAATCCCGGCTTCATGCCTGAGATACACTTGGAAGGTACTTCTTTCCGTCTCTCCGTATGGAAAATATTAAAAGAAATCCCTTACGGCAAAATCATTACGTACAAGGATATTGCCAAAGAAATAGCCCGCCGGAACGGACTGCCGTCCATGTCGACGCAAGCGGTAGGCAATGCGGTGGGACACAATCCGGTTAGCATTATCATACCCTGCCACCGGGTTGTAAGTTGCAACGGCAGCCTGACAGGATATGCAGGCGGTATTTCTAAAAAGATTGAGTTGCTCACTCTCGAACAGGCGGATATGACAAACCTGTTCGTACCGAAGAAAGGAACGGCACTATAA
- a CDS encoding ECF transporter S component, translated as METSAKLYSLNYSNVKTYLFALLFIAGNIALPQLCHLTPYGGPTLLPIYFFTLVAGYKYGFRVGLLTAILSPVINHLLFAMPSEAALPVILIKSTLLAGASALAARTLKSVSLLGVLGVVLSYQIIGTAFEWAILGNFHAAVQDFRIGIPGMLIQWFGGYALLKAIAKL; from the coding sequence ATGGAAACATCTGCCAAGCTCTACTCGCTGAATTACAGCAATGTAAAAACTTACTTGTTCGCTCTGCTGTTTATTGCAGGCAACATTGCACTTCCACAACTATGTCATCTTACACCTTACGGTGGCCCTACCCTGCTGCCTATCTATTTTTTCACATTGGTTGCAGGCTATAAGTATGGATTCCGCGTAGGATTATTGACTGCGATTCTTTCTCCCGTCATTAACCATCTGTTGTTTGCCATGCCTTCGGAAGCGGCGCTTCCGGTTATACTGATAAAATCCACTTTGCTCGCCGGAGCTTCCGCTCTCGCCGCACGAACACTGAAATCTGTCTCTTTATTGGGCGTTCTTGGTGTCGTACTCTCCTATCAGATCATAGGAACTGCTTTTGAATGGGCGATTCTCGGTAATTTCCATGCAGCGGTACAAGATTTCCGTATCGGTATTCCGGGAATGTTGATCCAGTGGTTTGGTGGCTATGCCCTGTTAAAAGCGATTGCAAAACTCTAA
- a CDS encoding DUF169 domain-containing protein, giving the protein MDIQTFILNFREAFGEKAELPLVFWYSDTQVGTAEKINGCFFKGMKAVREGSIISLNAETIGCGGGKFYTGFTEMPERVPTFVSLKERYKQTPQMVIDFIQQIGVLKAEKKYLHFARIDKMESLEEVEGVVFIANPDMLSGLTTWAYYDNNAEDGVVSMFGSGCSCIVTQATIENRKGGRRTFIGFFDPSVRPHFEADKLSYTIPMSRFKEMCGTMRQSCLFDTHAWSKIRERMDAE; this is encoded by the coding sequence ATGGACATTCAAACATTTATTCTAAACTTCAGAGAGGCGTTCGGAGAAAAAGCCGAATTGCCTCTTGTATTCTGGTACTCGGACACACAGGTGGGGACAGCGGAAAAAATAAACGGCTGTTTCTTCAAAGGTATGAAAGCGGTAAGAGAAGGCAGCATCATCAGCCTGAATGCCGAAACAATCGGCTGTGGTGGTGGCAAGTTCTATACCGGCTTTACTGAAATGCCCGAGCGTGTACCGACTTTTGTCTCATTAAAAGAGCGATATAAACAGACTCCGCAAATGGTCATCGACTTCATACAGCAAATCGGAGTGCTCAAAGCCGAAAAGAAATACCTTCATTTTGCGCGTATAGACAAGATGGAAAGTCTGGAAGAAGTGGAAGGCGTCGTATTTATTGCCAATCCCGACATGCTTTCCGGACTCACCACATGGGCTTATTATGATAATAATGCTGAAGACGGTGTGGTTTCCATGTTCGGTTCCGGTTGTAGCTGCATAGTAACGCAAGCTACCATAGAAAACCGCAAAGGCGGCAGACGGACATTCATCGGTTTCTTCGATCCGTCGGTACGCCCCCACTTCGAAGCGGACAAATTAAGCTATACCATACCTATGTCCAGATTCAAGGAAATGTGTGGCACAATGCGTCAAAGTTGCTTGTTCGACACGCATGCATGGAGCAAGATTCGGGAAAGGATGGATGCTGAATAA
- a CDS encoding 4Fe-4S binding protein encodes MLRKIRIVLSALLFALITFYFIDFAGVLPNSFHRLAHIQFIPALISFSVGILLFLIVLTLLFGRVYCSTICPMGILQDVVARISKSTVKKKKRYKYSPAKNILRWSIVGVLVIAFIGKFTAAIGILDPYSAYGRIAVHVFKPVYMLGNNLLESVFSKFENYTFYQVDMSMLSLSSLLISILTFGIIIILAWKHGRTWCNTICPVGTVLGFLSRFSLFKVRIDATKCNGCGLCATKCKAACINSKEHIIDHSRCVDCFNCLGACKQKALVYSPTAKKQQSLSEGAATLTTTDSSKRRFLVAGLVTAGAASKVLSQVQESVATMQGKKAYKKENPITPPGSVNQEHFQQKCTSCHLCVSKCPSHVLKPAFMEYGLAGMMQPTVNFDKGFCNFDCTVCGDVCPNGAILPLTVEQKHLTQMGTVVFIEENCIVYTDGTSCGACSEHCPTQAIAMVPYRDGLTIPHVNTEICVGCGGCEYVCPARPFRAVYIEGNPVQKEAKPFKESEEHKVEIDGFGF; translated from the coding sequence ATGTTAAGAAAGATACGTATCGTACTATCAGCCCTGCTTTTTGCGCTGATTACTTTTTATTTTATAGATTTCGCAGGGGTATTACCGAATAGTTTTCATAGGTTAGCACATATTCAATTTATACCTGCGCTGATATCATTCAGCGTAGGTATATTACTTTTTCTTATTGTACTGACTTTGCTGTTCGGACGCGTTTATTGCTCAACGATTTGCCCGATGGGTATTCTGCAAGATGTCGTTGCACGCATTTCCAAATCAACAGTAAAGAAAAAGAAAAGGTACAAATACAGCCCTGCCAAAAATATATTGCGATGGAGCATCGTCGGAGTGCTGGTAATTGCTTTTATTGGCAAATTCACTGCTGCAATAGGAATATTAGATCCGTATAGTGCTTACGGGCGTATTGCGGTGCACGTATTCAAGCCTGTCTATATGTTAGGGAATAACTTGCTGGAATCTGTCTTTTCAAAATTTGAGAATTATACATTCTATCAGGTAGATATGTCTATGCTTAGTCTTTCTTCCCTGCTTATCTCAATACTCACATTCGGAATCATTATTATATTGGCATGGAAACATGGAAGAACCTGGTGCAACACAATTTGCCCCGTCGGGACTGTACTCGGATTTTTAAGCCGCTTTTCTTTATTCAAGGTTCGCATTGACGCTACGAAATGCAATGGTTGCGGGCTTTGCGCTACCAAATGTAAAGCTGCCTGCATCAACAGTAAGGAACATATAATTGACCATAGTCGCTGTGTAGATTGTTTCAATTGTTTAGGGGCTTGCAAACAGAAGGCTTTGGTATATAGTCCTACAGCAAAAAAGCAACAATCGCTTTCGGAAGGAGCTGCCACATTGACAACTACTGATTCTTCCAAACGACGTTTCCTTGTTGCTGGCCTTGTTACAGCCGGAGCAGCATCTAAGGTTCTCTCACAAGTCCAGGAATCTGTGGCAACCATGCAAGGAAAAAAGGCTTATAAAAAGGAAAATCCGATTACTCCACCGGGGTCTGTCAACCAGGAGCACTTCCAACAGAAATGCACGTCGTGTCATCTTTGTGTAAGCAAATGTCCGTCACATGTTCTGAAGCCGGCTTTCATGGAATATGGGCTGGCCGGCATGATGCAGCCTACTGTCAATTTCGATAAAGGATTCTGTAATTTCGACTGTACGGTTTGCGGAGATGTATGCCCCAACGGCGCCATTCTCCCCCTGACTGTTGAGCAGAAGCACCTCACCCAAATGGGAACTGTGGTATTTATCGAAGAAAACTGTATTGTCTACACAGACGGAACCAGTTGCGGAGCTTGTTCGGAGCACTGTCCCACTCAAGCCATCGCCATGGTACCTTACAGGGACGGGCTGACTATCCCTCATGTGAATACAGAAATATGTGTAGGTTGCGGTGGTTGTGAATATGTCTGCCCTGCACGTCCGTTCCGAGCTGTATATATTGAAGGAAATCCTGTGCAAAAAGAAGCAAAACCATTTAAAGAAAGCGAAGAACATAAAGTTGAAATTGATGGCTTCGGATTCTAA
- a CDS encoding PepSY-like domain-containing protein, giving the protein MKKINIGAFVLILLMSISAFADTPPSNVQGTFKKMYPKATGIAWSQDGGYYCANFVKNGFTKNVWFNTQGQWAMTQTDLVSLDRLSPTIYNAFVSGPYASWVVDDVTMVEFPKWQAIIVVKVGQDNVDIKYQLFYTPQGMLLKTRNVSYMYDILGPDTFLSN; this is encoded by the coding sequence ATGAAAAAGATTAATATCGGGGCGTTCGTATTGATTTTGTTAATGTCCATATCAGCTTTTGCGGACACCCCTCCCAGTAATGTGCAGGGCACTTTCAAAAAAATGTATCCGAAGGCCACTGGTATAGCCTGGTCACAGGATGGCGGATATTATTGCGCGAATTTTGTAAAGAATGGATTTACTAAAAATGTATGGTTCAATACACAGGGGCAATGGGCTATGACGCAGACTGACCTTGTTAGTCTTGACCGCTTGTCACCCACTATTTACAATGCATTTGTATCCGGTCCTTATGCGAGCTGGGTAGTGGATGATGTGACTATGGTAGAATTTCCGAAATGGCAGGCTATTATAGTAGTTAAGGTAGGACAAGACAATGTAGACATCAAATATCAATTATTCTATACTCCACAGGGGATGCTACTGAAGACACGGAACGTCAGTTATATGTATGACATTCTTGGTCCAGATACATTTTTATCCAATTAA
- a CDS encoding alpha amylase C-terminal domain-containing protein: MEKTLNLIKNDPWLEPFADAIAGRHQFVLDKEAELTNKGKQTLSDFASGYLYFGLHRTDKGWTFREWAPNATHIYMVGTFNNWEEKDAYKLKKLKNGIWEINLPADAIHHGDLYKLNIYWDGGQGERIPAWATRVVQDEQTKIFSAQVWAPEKPYKFKKKTFKPTTNPLLIYECHIGMAQQEEKVGTYNEFREKTLPRIAKEGYNCIQIMAIQEHPYYGSFGYHVSSFFAASSRFGTPDELKALIDAAHEMGIAVIMDIVHSHAVKNEVEGLGNFAGDPNQYFYPGGRREHPAWDSLCFDYGKNEVIHFLLSNCKYWLEEYKFDGFRFDGVTSMLYYSHGLGEAFCNYGDYFNGHQDDNAIGYLTLANEVIHQVNPKAITIAEEVSGMPGLAAKVEDGGYGFDYRMAMNIPDYWIKTIKEKIDEDWKPSSMFWEVTNRRQDEKTISYAESHDQALVGDKTIIFRLIDADMYWHMQKGDENYVVNRGIALHKMIRLLTSSTINGGYLNFMGNEFGHPEWIDFPREGNGWSCKYARRQWDLVDNKNLTYHYMGDFDAEMLKVIKSVKDFQETPIQEIWHNDGDQVLAYGRKDLIFVFNFNPKQSFADYGFLVAPGAYEVILNTDNVAFGGNGLADDSVVHFTIADPLYKKEKKEWLKLYIPARTAVVLRKKK, translated from the coding sequence ATGGAAAAGACACTTAATCTTATAAAAAATGATCCTTGGCTGGAACCTTTTGCCGATGCTATTGCAGGTCGTCATCAGTTTGTGTTGGACAAGGAAGCCGAACTGACCAATAAGGGAAAACAGACTCTTTCAGACTTTGCATCAGGTTATCTTTATTTCGGATTGCACCGCACTGATAAAGGATGGACCTTCCGCGAATGGGCACCGAATGCTACACATATATATATGGTAGGCACGTTTAACAACTGGGAAGAAAAGGATGCCTACAAGTTGAAAAAGCTAAAGAATGGGATTTGGGAGATTAATCTGCCGGCAGATGCCATTCATCATGGCGACTTATATAAGCTGAATATATATTGGGATGGTGGCCAAGGTGAGCGTATACCTGCTTGGGCTACACGTGTTGTTCAGGATGAACAGACCAAGATATTCAGTGCACAAGTATGGGCACCGGAGAAACCCTATAAATTCAAGAAGAAAACCTTTAAGCCCACCACCAATCCTTTGCTGATTTATGAGTGTCATATCGGAATGGCGCAACAGGAAGAAAAGGTCGGAACCTATAACGAATTCCGTGAAAAAACGCTTCCACGCATTGCTAAGGAAGGATACAACTGTATTCAGATTATGGCAATCCAGGAACATCCCTATTATGGAAGTTTCGGGTATCATGTATCCAGTTTCTTCGCCGCCTCTTCACGTTTCGGAACTCCCGACGAATTGAAAGCATTGATTGATGCTGCCCATGAAATGGGAATTGCTGTGATTATGGACATCGTTCATTCACATGCCGTAAAGAACGAAGTGGAAGGATTAGGGAATTTTGCCGGTGATCCGAACCAGTACTTTTATCCGGGCGGTCGCCGCGAACATCCGGCTTGGGATTCTCTTTGCTTTGACTATGGCAAGAATGAAGTAATTCATTTCCTGCTGTCCAACTGCAAATATTGGTTGGAAGAATATAAGTTCGACGGATTCCGTTTTGATGGAGTAACATCTATGCTATATTATAGTCATGGATTAGGTGAAGCTTTCTGTAATTATGGAGATTATTTCAACGGTCATCAGGATGATAATGCAATTGGCTACCTGACATTGGCTAATGAAGTGATTCATCAGGTCAATCCGAAAGCAATCACAATAGCGGAAGAAGTTTCCGGCATGCCGGGATTGGCTGCGAAGGTAGAAGACGGTGGCTACGGATTCGATTATCGTATGGCTATGAACATTCCTGATTACTGGATTAAGACAATCAAAGAAAAGATTGATGAGGACTGGAAACCTTCCAGTATGTTCTGGGAAGTGACCAATCGCCGTCAGGATGAAAAGACCATATCTTATGCAGAAAGTCACGACCAGGCATTGGTAGGAGATAAGACAATCATCTTCCGTCTGATTGATGCTGATATGTATTGGCATATGCAAAAAGGAGATGAAAATTATGTAGTCAATCGGGGTATTGCCCTGCACAAAATGATTCGTTTATTGACATCTTCTACCATTAACGGTGGTTATCTGAATTTCATGGGAAATGAATTCGGTCATCCTGAATGGATTGACTTTCCACGTGAGGGTAACGGATGGTCATGCAAATATGCCCGTCGCCAATGGGACTTGGTAGACAATAAGAATCTGACTTATCACTATATGGGTGACTTTGACGCGGAAATGCTGAAAGTAATCAAGAGTGTAAAAGACTTCCAGGAAACACCGATTCAGGAAATCTGGCATAATGACGGCGACCAGGTATTGGCTTATGGACGTAAGGATTTGATATTCGTCTTTAACTTCAATCCGAAACAGTCATTCGCTGATTATGGATTCTTGGTAGCTCCGGGCGCCTATGAAGTAATACTGAATACGGATAATGTAGCATTCGGCGGAAACGGTTTGGCAGATGATTCTGTCGTTCATTTTACAATAGCCGATCCACTGTATAAGAAGGAAAAGAAAGAGTGGTTAAAACTTTATATTCCTGCACGCACTGCCGTAGTGCTTAGAAAGAAAAAGTAA
- a CDS encoding alpha-amylase family glycosyl hydrolase — MNDEKKIIIYQVFTRLFGNNNNHCVYNGDISANGCGKMADFTLKALGEIKKLGSTHIWYTGIIEHATQTDYRRYNISPDHPAIVKGKAGSPYAIKDYYDVDPDLANDVPGRMKEFENLVHRTHRAGLKVIIDFVPNHVARQYHSDAQPDGTTELGANDDSSLSFSPYNNFYYIPQAELHAQFDMKDGAAEPYREFPAKATGNNRFDATPNITDWYETVKLNYGVDYQNGGTCHFSPTPDTWIKMLDILLFWASKDIDGFRCDMAEMVPVEFWEWAIPQVKEAYPEILFIAEVYNPNEYRNYLMRGKFDYLYDKVGLYDTLRNVACGYESAAAITHCWQSLNGIEKRMLNFLENHDEQRIASNFFAGNPRKGIPALIVSACMNTNPMMIYFGQEFGEMGMDSEGFSGRDGRTTIFDYWSVDTIRRWRNGGKFDGKMLTEDHKRLYDIYQKVLTLCNEEKAITQGVFFDLMYANINGWRFNERKQYTFMRKYKNELLFFVINFDSQLVDVAINIPSHAFDFLQIPQMESYQAVDLMTGAKEEISLLPYKPTDVSVGAYNGKILKITF, encoded by the coding sequence ATGAATGACGAAAAGAAAATAATCATCTATCAGGTGTTCACCCGCCTGTTTGGTAATAATAACAACCACTGTGTCTACAATGGTGACATAAGTGCCAACGGCTGTGGAAAAATGGCCGATTTCACCCTAAAAGCACTTGGAGAAATCAAGAAACTGGGTAGTACGCATATTTGGTATACAGGTATTATCGAACATGCTACGCAGACAGATTATCGCCGATACAATATCAGTCCCGACCATCCCGCTATCGTGAAAGGAAAAGCCGGCTCGCCTTATGCCATCAAGGATTATTACGATGTTGACCCGGATCTGGCAAACGATGTGCCGGGACGTATGAAGGAATTCGAGAATCTGGTACACCGTACCCATCGTGCCGGATTGAAAGTTATCATTGATTTTGTTCCCAATCATGTGGCCCGCCAATATCATTCGGATGCACAGCCGGACGGCACTACGGAATTGGGAGCCAATGATGATTCAAGCTTGTCTTTCAGCCCTTACAATAATTTCTATTATATTCCACAGGCAGAACTTCATGCCCAGTTTGACATGAAAGACGGTGCCGCAGAACCTTATCGGGAATTTCCGGCGAAGGCAACAGGCAATAATCGTTTTGACGCTACTCCCAATATCACCGACTGGTACGAAACAGTCAAACTGAACTATGGAGTGGACTATCAGAATGGTGGTACATGTCACTTTTCTCCGACTCCGGACACATGGATCAAGATGCTGGACATCCTTCTCTTTTGGGCATCCAAGGATATTGACGGCTTCCGCTGCGATATGGCTGAAATGGTTCCCGTTGAGTTTTGGGAATGGGCTATTCCACAGGTCAAAGAGGCTTATCCTGAAATTCTTTTCATCGCAGAAGTCTATAATCCGAATGAATACCGCAACTATCTGATGCGTGGCAAATTTGATTATTTATATGATAAAGTAGGCTTGTATGATACATTACGCAATGTAGCATGTGGATATGAATCTGCCGCTGCCATCACGCATTGCTGGCAAAGCCTGAACGGAATTGAGAAAAGGATGCTCAACTTCCTCGAAAATCACGATGAGCAACGCATCGCTTCTAATTTCTTTGCCGGAAATCCACGTAAAGGGATTCCTGCGCTCATTGTTTCAGCCTGCATGAACACAAATCCTATGATGATTTACTTCGGCCAGGAATTTGGAGAAATGGGGATGGACAGTGAAGGATTCAGTGGAAGGGACGGAAGGACTACTATATTTGATTATTGGAGTGTAGACACGATTCGACGCTGGCGCAACGGAGGAAAATTCGACGGTAAGATGCTTACCGAAGATCATAAACGACTTTATGACATTTATCAGAAAGTGCTGACGCTTTGCAACGAGGAAAAGGCAATCACCCAAGGTGTATTCTTTGATTTAATGTATGCCAATATAAATGGCTGGCGCTTCAACGAACGCAAGCAATATACTTTTATGAGGAAATATAAAAATGAGTTGCTGTTCTTCGTTATTAATTTCGACAGCCAGTTGGTAGATGTGGCAATCAATATACCTTCACACGCTTTCGACTTCTTGCAGATTCCTCAAATGGAGTCTTACCAGGCAGTAGACCTGATGACGGGCGCTAAAGAAGAAATCAGTTTATTGCCTTATAAACCGACAGATGTTTCAGTCGGAGCCTATAATGGAAAGATACTGAAGATTACTTTTTAA
- a CDS encoding YhcH/YjgK/YiaL family protein, translated as MVVDTLENLEKYASLNPLFAQAIEFLKSHDLQAMEIGKTELKGKDLLVNIAQAKPKTKEEAKLETHNEFIDIQIPLSGTEIMGYTAAKDCVPADAPYNAEKDITFFEGLAETYVAVKPGMFAIFFPQDGHAPGITPDGVKKVIVKVKA; from the coding sequence ATGGTAGTAGATACTTTAGAAAATCTGGAGAAATATGCGTCTTTAAATCCTTTATTTGCACAGGCTATTGAGTTTCTGAAATCTCATGACCTTCAAGCCATGGAAATCGGTAAGACTGAATTGAAAGGAAAAGATCTGCTGGTGAATATCGCACAAGCTAAGCCAAAGACCAAGGAAGAGGCCAAACTGGAAACACATAACGAATTTATAGATATTCAGATTCCATTGTCAGGAACAGAAATTATGGGTTATACTGCTGCTAAGGACTGTGTTCCTGCAGATGCTCCTTATAACGCAGAAAAGGACATAACTTTCTTTGAAGGATTAGCTGAAACATACGTTGCCGTGAAACCGGGAATGTTTGCTATCTTCTTTCCACAGGACGGACACGCTCCCGGCATTACCCCGGACGGTGTGAAGAAAGTAATCGTAAAAGTAAAAGCATAA
- a CDS encoding patatin-like phospholipase family protein, with product MEVYTNNWNSRKYQIGYALSGGFIKGFAHLGVMQALLEHDIKPDIISGVSAGALAGVFYADGNEPHKVLDYFSGHKFQDLTKLVIPKKGLFDLCEFIDFLRTNVRAKNLEDLQIPLIITATDLDHGRMVHFHRGTIAERVAASCCMPVMFAPVNIEGTNYVDGGLMMNLPVSTLRRVCDKVVAVNVSPIMAQDYKMNIVSIAMRSFHFMFRANTFPEREKCDLLIEPYNLYGYSNTELEKAEEIFEHGYNTANEVLNQLLAEKGKIWK from the coding sequence ATGGAGGTATATACAAACAACTGGAATAGCCGGAAATATCAGATTGGCTATGCTCTGAGCGGAGGATTTATTAAAGGATTTGCCCATTTGGGGGTAATGCAAGCTCTCTTGGAGCATGACATCAAACCGGACATTATCTCCGGAGTAAGTGCGGGAGCACTCGCAGGAGTTTTCTATGCGGACGGCAACGAACCTCACAAAGTGCTTGATTATTTCTCCGGACATAAATTCCAGGACTTGACTAAATTGGTTATCCCCAAGAAAGGGTTATTCGACCTCTGTGAATTTATTGATTTTCTCCGGACGAACGTAAGGGCTAAGAATCTGGAAGATTTACAGATCCCTCTGATTATTACGGCAACCGACCTCGACCACGGGCGTATGGTTCATTTTCATCGTGGCACCATAGCGGAGCGGGTGGCTGCTTCCTGCTGTATGCCTGTCATGTTTGCTCCCGTTAATATAGAAGGAACTAATTATGTAGATGGCGGATTGATGATGAATCTTCCGGTTTCCACTCTCCGCCGGGTTTGTGACAAGGTGGTGGCTGTCAATGTAAGTCCCATCATGGCGCAAGATTATAAGATGAATATTGTAAGCATCGCCATGCGTTCATTCCACTTTATGTTCCGTGCCAATACGTTTCCCGAAAGAGAAAAATGTGATTTGCTGATTGAGCCTTATAACTTATATGGGTATAGCAACACAGAACTGGAAAAAGCAGAAGAAATCTTTGAACATGGATATAATACAGCCAACGAAGTGTTGAATCAATTGTTGGCAGAAAAAGGGAAAATATGGAAATAA